Proteins from a genomic interval of Niabella soli DSM 19437:
- a CDS encoding glycoside hydrolase family 3 N-terminal domain-containing protein: MKHCRLYIPLLALFLIPYLATAQYKSNLSAKKWVDSVYKSLSKDQRIAQLIIVRAHSNLGPDHIAKVTDDVKKYNVGALCFFQGGPIRQANLTNYYQSLAKTPLMITIDGEYGLGMRLDSVIKFPYQMTLGAMGDTSLVFEMGRAVGLQHKRLGVQVNYAPDVDINNNPNNPVIGFRSFGEDKYKVAAMGIAYMKGMQDAGIMACAKHFPGHGDVAVDSHLDLPVINKTLDQLQELELYPFKQLIKAGVQSVMVGHLFVPSIDNTPHHATSISKNAVTGLLKNTLGFNGLVFTDALEMKGVAKYFPGNTIAVESLIAGNDMLCLPESVAGTISAVNDAIKKRRLRRKDIEAKVKKVLLAKYNLGLNQWQPVSIENLTNELNSSTNSIRQKVAEKALTVVNLINPDGFRNDFFSLPLKGKKIAYVAFTNNEKTVLANRLQSDLNADIYYIHYNDSPGKGGSVVKNIIEGKYDAVILGFHDVNLRKGANNYGISQNALQNWQVLNKENAVTMVFGNPLSLSNFCTAKSLVGAYEDDAIFQNTAADWLESKFVATGTLPVSVCNWKYGTGMVLKNTATGGMRPIDDARFAPIDSIAEAGIQQKAYPGCVVLAAKDGKIVFHKAFGNYEYDSTHPMQLNSIFDLASVTKVSATTVSVMKLYEEGKIDLKKRLEDYLPWTKKTNKAKLTLEDIILHQAGMVPFIAFYKKTLNADGSVRSDLYRSVRSEGFTTQVARNLYLRDDYKDTIWREILESPVIPPGQKYIYSDNDFWFLGKIVEAVTKMPLETYVQKTFYQPMHMTTTGFHPLERFPLEAIVPTEKETHFRNQLIQGTVHDEGSALGGGVAGHAGLFSDAYDLGKLYQMLLNGGELNGHRFLKRETIQYFSAYHSSISRRGYGFDKPEKDNATSSDPYPSKYASPQAYGHTGFTGTCVWVDPKYNIVYIFLSNRVYPTRENPRLSSLSIRRSILDAIYKAVVPNL; encoded by the coding sequence ATGAAGCATTGCCGGTTGTATATACCTTTGCTTGCGCTATTCCTGATCCCATACCTTGCTACTGCACAGTATAAAAGCAACCTGTCTGCAAAAAAGTGGGTAGACAGCGTTTATAAAAGTCTGAGTAAAGACCAGCGTATTGCACAACTGATCATTGTAAGGGCCCATTCAAACCTGGGGCCCGACCATATTGCAAAAGTCACTGACGACGTCAAAAAATATAATGTAGGCGCGCTTTGCTTTTTCCAGGGCGGTCCCATCCGCCAGGCCAACCTTACCAACTATTACCAGTCTCTGGCAAAAACGCCACTGATGATCACCATTGACGGTGAGTACGGTTTGGGTATGCGCCTGGATAGTGTAATTAAATTTCCTTATCAGATGACGCTGGGCGCAATGGGTGATACTTCCCTGGTATTTGAAATGGGACGTGCGGTGGGCCTTCAGCACAAACGCCTGGGCGTGCAAGTGAATTACGCTCCTGACGTTGACATCAACAATAACCCCAATAATCCGGTTATCGGTTTTCGCTCTTTTGGAGAAGATAAATATAAAGTGGCGGCAATGGGCATCGCCTATATGAAAGGCATGCAGGACGCAGGGATCATGGCCTGCGCCAAACACTTTCCCGGGCACGGCGACGTAGCGGTAGACTCGCATCTGGATCTGCCGGTGATCAATAAAACATTGGATCAGTTGCAGGAACTGGAGCTTTATCCCTTTAAACAACTCATTAAAGCCGGTGTGCAAAGCGTAATGGTCGGGCACCTTTTTGTTCCATCCATCGACAATACACCGCACCATGCAACTTCTATTTCAAAGAATGCTGTAACCGGCTTGCTAAAAAACACCCTCGGCTTTAACGGGCTGGTATTTACTGATGCACTCGAAATGAAAGGCGTGGCAAAATATTTCCCCGGGAATACCATTGCCGTTGAGTCGTTGATAGCAGGCAACGATATGCTTTGCCTCCCCGAAAGTGTGGCCGGAACCATTAGCGCTGTTAATGACGCCATTAAAAAACGCAGGTTGCGCCGGAAGGATATCGAAGCCAAAGTCAAAAAGGTATTACTGGCCAAATATAATCTTGGCTTAAACCAATGGCAGCCGGTCTCCATAGAAAACCTCACCAATGAATTAAACAGCAGTACCAATAGCATCCGTCAAAAAGTTGCAGAAAAAGCATTGACCGTTGTTAATTTGATCAACCCCGATGGGTTCCGAAACGATTTTTTCTCGCTGCCTTTAAAAGGTAAAAAGATCGCTTATGTAGCGTTTACCAATAATGAAAAAACGGTGCTGGCAAATCGTTTGCAAAGCGATCTGAATGCCGACATATACTATATTCATTACAATGATTCGCCTGGTAAAGGAGGTTCGGTCGTGAAAAATATTATTGAAGGAAAATACGATGCGGTTATCCTCGGTTTTCATGACGTCAATCTCAGAAAAGGAGCCAACAATTACGGGATTTCTCAAAATGCGCTTCAGAACTGGCAGGTATTGAATAAGGAAAACGCAGTCACCATGGTATTTGGCAACCCCCTATCCTTAAGCAATTTCTGCACGGCAAAATCGCTGGTGGGTGCCTATGAAGATGACGCTATTTTTCAAAACACCGCCGCAGACTGGCTGGAATCGAAATTTGTGGCTACCGGAACACTGCCCGTTTCCGTTTGCAACTGGAAATACGGCACCGGCATGGTGCTGAAAAATACAGCAACCGGGGGCATGCGTCCGATCGATGACGCTCGCTTTGCGCCTATAGATTCCATCGCCGAAGCCGGTATCCAACAAAAAGCCTACCCGGGTTGTGTGGTATTGGCCGCCAAAGACGGCAAAATTGTTTTTCATAAGGCCTTTGGCAATTATGAATATGATAGCACCCACCCAATGCAGCTCAACAGTATTTTTGACCTGGCCTCCGTTACAAAAGTTTCCGCTACTACGGTTTCTGTAATGAAATTGTACGAAGAAGGCAAAATAGATCTTAAAAAACGGCTGGAAGATTATCTTCCCTGGACCAAAAAAACCAACAAAGCCAAACTAACCCTGGAGGATATCATCCTGCACCAGGCGGGGATGGTTCCTTTCATCGCTTTTTATAAAAAAACACTGAATGCCGATGGGTCGGTAAGAAGCGACCTGTACCGTTCCGTTCGCTCAGAAGGATTTACCACGCAGGTGGCACGGAATCTTTATTTAAGAGATGATTATAAGGATACCATCTGGAGGGAAATACTGGAGAGCCCGGTTATTCCCCCCGGGCAAAAATATATTTACAGTGATAATGATTTTTGGTTCCTGGGCAAGATTGTGGAAGCCGTTACCAAAATGCCGCTGGAAACCTATGTGCAAAAAACCTTTTACCAACCGATGCACATGACCACTACCGGGTTTCACCCCTTAGAGCGTTTTCCATTGGAAGCGATTGTACCTACAGAAAAGGAAACGCATTTCCGCAACCAGCTCATACAAGGCACGGTGCATGACGAAGGATCTGCCTTGGGGGGCGGTGTCGCCGGTCATGCCGGTCTGTTTTCCGACGCCTATGATCTCGGCAAATTATACCAGATGCTGTTAAACGGCGGCGAGCTGAACGGTCATAGGTTCTTAAAAAGAGAAACTATACAATATTTTTCGGCCTATCATAGTTCTATCAGCCGCAGAGGTTATGGTTTCGATAAGCCAGAAAAGGACAATGCCACCAGCAGCGACCCCTATCCCAGTAAATACGCCTCGCCACAGGCCTATGGTCATACCGGATTTACCGGCACCTGCGTTTGGGTAGATCCCAAATATAACATAGTGTATATTTTCTTGTCGAACCGGGTATATCCAACCCGGGAAAATCCGCGGCTCAGCAGTTTAAGTATCCGGCGAAGCATACTCGATGCCATTTATAAGGCCGTTGTTCCCAATTTATAG
- a CDS encoding response regulator transcription factor, giving the protein MNGDKAATILLVEDEENLHEALKLNLELENYAVTSAFDGVQALDAIKNEYFNLVILDIMLPEMDGIAVAETIRLTNTELPILMLSAKNTSNDKVLGLKKGADDYLTKPFNLEELLLRIQKLINKNQRLQERSTVGNSYTFGDNIIDFKAQEAVTKYAGKIQLSKKEAMLLKLLIENKNEVVPREKILQSVWGYNVYPTTRTIDNFILNFRKYFEKDSRNPEFFHSVRGVGYKYTE; this is encoded by the coding sequence ATGAATGGCGATAAAGCAGCTACTATCTTGTTGGTAGAAGATGAAGAGAATTTGCACGAGGCGTTAAAACTAAACCTTGAACTGGAGAATTATGCCGTAACATCGGCTTTTGACGGTGTGCAGGCGCTGGATGCAATAAAGAATGAATACTTTAATTTAGTGATCCTCGACATTATGCTTCCGGAGATGGACGGCATTGCCGTGGCAGAAACCATCCGGCTAACCAATACGGAGCTGCCTATTCTGATGTTGAGCGCAAAGAATACCAGTAACGATAAAGTGTTAGGCTTAAAGAAAGGTGCGGATGATTATCTGACCAAACCCTTTAACCTGGAAGAGTTGTTATTAAGGATCCAAAAACTCATCAACAAAAATCAACGCCTGCAGGAACGAAGCACGGTTGGTAACTCCTATACCTTCGGCGATAACATTATCGACTTTAAGGCGCAGGAAGCCGTTACCAAATACGCAGGAAAAATACAGCTCAGCAAAAAAGAAGCCATGCTGCTGAAGCTGCTTATTGAAAACAAGAATGAAGTGGTACCCCGCGAAAAAATATTGCAATCGGTGTGGGGCTACAATGTTTATCCCACCACGCGCACCATCGACAACTTTATTCTCAACTTCAGGAAATATTTTGAAAAAGACAGCCGCAACCCCGAGTTCTTCCACTCTGTAAGGGGTGTTGGATATAAGTACACAGAATAA
- a CDS encoding sensor histidine kinase — protein sequence MEQRLKKNRGKTRFIFYLLVVYILAALVWLFILLEIQNRELHKARIEHLNTAITDASSPAYQIRRAKIEADYERSHVKYAGEGIVFLGLILWGALFVYRYITQQSRLQQQQQNFTMAVTHELKTPIAVAKLNLETLLKRNLDEERRRKLIAMTLEETARLNFLTNNILISSQLEDHDHKINKEELNFSGLVADRVAEFVQRFPDRHFEAAIQPEVDILGDALLLQILVNNLIENAVKYCPKESRILIQLDKQPPSIIMAVADEGPGIPDEEKKKIFTKFYRIGNEATRKKQGTGLGLYLCSKIAKDHNADISVTNHEPNGSNFAVRFPISS from the coding sequence ATGGAACAGCGACTTAAAAAGAACCGGGGAAAAACAAGGTTCATCTTTTACCTGCTGGTCGTTTACATCCTGGCCGCCCTGGTATGGCTGTTTATTCTGCTGGAAATACAGAACCGCGAATTACACAAGGCCAGGATCGAACATCTGAACACCGCTATCACCGATGCCTCCTCACCTGCCTATCAAATACGACGGGCGAAGATCGAAGCAGATTATGAGCGCAGCCATGTTAAGTATGCGGGGGAAGGGATCGTTTTTCTGGGTTTAATATTATGGGGGGCGCTCTTTGTGTATCGTTATATTACGCAGCAATCCAGGCTGCAGCAGCAGCAGCAGAATTTTACTATGGCCGTAACCCATGAATTAAAAACACCCATCGCTGTGGCCAAACTAAACCTTGAAACGCTTTTAAAACGTAATCTTGATGAGGAACGCCGTCGTAAACTCATCGCAATGACGCTGGAAGAAACGGCCCGGCTTAACTTTCTTACCAATAATATTCTCATATCTTCCCAGTTGGAAGATCATGACCATAAAATAAATAAAGAAGAGCTGAATTTTTCGGGATTGGTGGCCGACCGGGTGGCCGAATTTGTACAACGCTTTCCGGACCGCCATTTTGAAGCTGCTATCCAACCCGAAGTGGATATTTTGGGCGATGCGCTTTTACTGCAGATACTGGTTAATAATCTTATAGAAAATGCGGTAAAATACTGCCCCAAAGAGAGCCGGATCCTGATACAGTTAGACAAACAGCCGCCATCAATCATTATGGCCGTTGCCGATGAAGGGCCCGGTATACCTGATGAGGAGAAAAAGAAGATTTTTACAAAATTTTACCGGATCGGTAATGAAGCCACCCGGAAAAAACAAGGTACAGGTCTGGGTTTGTATCTATGCAGCAAAATAGCAAAGGATCACAATGCAGACATTTCAGTGACAAATCATGAACCTAACGGGAGTAATTTTGCCGTCAGATTTCCTATTAGTAGTTAG
- a CDS encoding gliding motility lipoprotein GldH codes for MRSLVYLLVFFIICGLFSCGQVVVNERIADIPAHKWQQQRAAIVDLDVKETAPYQLYFIFRHTEQYPYNNIVAKVTIKDTLNKVVTALTVNAPLTASSGKWEGNAVDDLYDHFIKLNTIVPLRKGRYHFIITQLMKDDPLPFVLNAGIAIEKQQ; via the coding sequence ATGCGCAGCCTTGTTTACTTACTGGTCTTTTTTATTATTTGCGGGCTTTTTTCCTGTGGACAGGTGGTGGTGAACGAGCGGATAGCCGATATACCGGCTCATAAATGGCAACAGCAACGTGCGGCCATCGTAGACCTGGATGTAAAAGAAACAGCTCCTTACCAACTCTATTTTATTTTCAGGCATACGGAGCAATACCCATACAATAATATAGTAGCAAAAGTTACGATAAAAGACACGTTGAACAAGGTAGTTACGGCCCTCACGGTGAATGCCCCCCTTACCGCTTCTTCAGGAAAATGGGAGGGCAACGCGGTGGATGACCTGTATGATCATTTCATAAAACTGAACACGATCGTTCCTTTAAGAAAAGGCCGGTATCATTTTATAATCACCCAACTGATGAAGGACGACCCGTTGCCCTTTGTATTAAATGCCGGTATCGCGATTGAAAAACAACAATAA
- a CDS encoding YicC/YloC family endoribonuclease, whose protein sequence is MFKSMTGFGRAEKTIGKKTFMVDIKSLNGKQFDLSLRLPALLKPFEFNIRKTMSEGLSRGSVECSVSLKDTGDAKPVAINTDLARAYYHSLFDLSKELGIDTSNILNVLIKLPEVITPSSESLSEDDAAAFNQLLKEAIADLNAHRVSEGKILETELTDRIRNIATLQKDIALLDPARKDMIREGIVKLLDEKVGKDNFDANRLEQELIYYIEKIDITEEMVRLKNHCDYFMEIVNEPSDIKGKKLSFILQEVGREINTTGSKAYNSSIQKLVVMMKDELEKAKEQVLNVL, encoded by the coding sequence ATGTTTAAATCAATGACGGGCTTTGGCCGCGCCGAAAAAACGATTGGCAAAAAGACCTTTATGGTCGACATCAAATCATTAAACGGTAAACAATTTGATCTGTCATTGAGGTTGCCTGCTCTTTTAAAACCATTCGAATTCAATATCCGCAAAACGATGTCTGAAGGGCTCAGCCGGGGGAGTGTGGAGTGCAGCGTCAGCTTAAAAGATACGGGGGACGCCAAACCGGTAGCGATCAATACTGATCTGGCCAGGGCTTATTATCATTCCTTGTTTGACCTTTCCAAAGAACTGGGCATCGACACTTCTAATATTCTTAATGTTCTTATTAAACTGCCTGAAGTAATAACCCCGAGCAGTGAATCCTTATCTGAAGACGACGCCGCTGCCTTCAATCAGCTTCTTAAAGAAGCTATTGCCGATCTGAACGCACACCGCGTCAGCGAAGGAAAGATCCTGGAAACAGAACTTACGGACCGCATCCGGAATATTGCCACGTTACAAAAAGATATCGCGCTCCTGGATCCCGCACGCAAGGACATGATCCGGGAAGGCATTGTTAAACTGCTTGATGAAAAAGTAGGTAAAGATAATTTTGATGCCAACCGGCTGGAGCAGGAATTAATTTATTATATTGAAAAAATCGATATAACCGAAGAAATGGTGCGACTGAAAAACCATTGCGATTATTTTATGGAGATCGTCAATGAACCTTCCGACATCAAAGGGAAAAAATTGTCTTTTATATTACAGGAAGTGGGCAGGGAAATAAATACTACCGGGTCCAAAGCCTATAACTCCAGTATCCAGAAACTGGTGGTTATGATGAAAGACGAATTAGAGAAAGCGAAAGAGCAGGTATTGAACGTACTTTAG
- a CDS encoding UDP-3-O-(3-hydroxymyristoyl)glucosamine N-acyltransferase — MRFKNPVPLSEIAALIDAKITGNEKAAAKGINEIHQVAEGDLVFVDHPKYYATAINSAASFIIINAEQAIPEGKALLIVEEPFEAYLKIVETYYPFRPSMELRAESAQVGTGSVIMPNVYLGNHVTVGKNCIIYPNVTILDDCSIGDDVVIQSGTVIGSNAFYYNKKANRPIHYKRMTSCGTVEIEGGVEIGAGCTIDRGVTGVTRIGAGTKMDNQVHIGHDTLVGKNCLFASQVGIAGATVIEDEVILWGQVGVSKTLTVGKGAVVFAQSGVPSSLKGNQVYFGSPAIPAQEKRKELVWVKRIPELWEKVNALLAKEK; from the coding sequence ATGCGATTTAAAAATCCTGTGCCCTTATCGGAAATAGCAGCATTGATAGATGCGAAAATAACCGGCAATGAAAAGGCTGCGGCAAAAGGTATTAATGAAATACACCAGGTAGCCGAAGGAGACCTGGTGTTTGTTGATCATCCGAAATACTATGCGACTGCAATAAATTCTGCTGCAAGCTTCATCATTATAAATGCGGAACAGGCGATCCCCGAAGGTAAGGCGTTGTTAATTGTTGAAGAACCTTTTGAGGCCTATTTGAAGATCGTGGAAACCTACTATCCCTTTCGCCCTTCTATGGAACTGCGGGCTGAAAGCGCGCAGGTGGGAACAGGGTCGGTGATCATGCCCAACGTGTATTTGGGCAACCACGTGACGGTTGGAAAAAACTGCATCATTTATCCTAATGTTACCATACTGGATGATTGTAGTATTGGCGATGATGTGGTGATACAAAGCGGAACCGTTATCGGAAGCAATGCGTTTTATTATAATAAAAAAGCAAACCGCCCCATACACTATAAGCGAATGACGAGTTGCGGTACGGTAGAAATAGAAGGAGGGGTGGAAATAGGAGCCGGCTGTACGATAGATCGCGGGGTAACGGGTGTTACGCGTATAGGTGCCGGAACAAAAATGGATAACCAGGTACACATCGGGCACGATACGCTGGTAGGTAAAAATTGTCTTTTTGCGTCGCAGGTAGGTATTGCCGGGGCTACGGTTATTGAAGATGAAGTGATCCTCTGGGGCCAGGTGGGCGTGAGCAAAACCCTTACCGTTGGTAAAGGAGCCGTGGTGTTTGCCCAAAGCGGAGTGCCTTCATCATTAAAAGGTAACCAGGTATATTTTGGCAGTCCCGCTATTCCGGCGCAGGAAAAACGAAAGGAATTGGTTTGGGTTAAACGCATACCGGAACTCTGGGAAAAAGTGAATGCATTGTTAGCTAAAGAGAAATAA
- a CDS encoding ATP-dependent helicase, which produces MQDYLAGLNERQKEAVLYTDGPLMIIAGAGSGKTKVLTTRIAHLMAKGVDAFHILALTFTNKAAREMKERVERILGNNDARNLYIGTFHSVFARVLRAEAHRIGYPNSFTIYDTDDAKSVVKTVINEMQLDDKLYKPATIYNRISSAKNALVTPLDYVNDYYLQQEDMRANRPAIAKIYDAYCKRCFKNGAMDFDDLLLKFYELLKTFPDVLSKYQHKFRYIMIDEYQDTNPAQYEIVKLLGAMNENVCVVGDDAQSIYSFRGATIQNILQFQKDYDEVKVVKLEQNYRSTQNIIHVANEVIRNNKAQIPKVLFTENQGGEKIRIVQTMTDNDEGKFVADTIQEQKLRNHFSNKDFAILYRTNAQSRAFEESLRRMGIAYTMYGGISFYQRKEIKDLVGYLRLIVNPRDEEALKRIINYPVRGIGKTTIDKILLAANTHNITMWEVLEKADQFGFRSGTLGIIQDFVILIRSCASMLKQHNAYDVAFHVGKQTNLVKELFNDKSTEGLQRYENIQELLNSIKEWVESPDNDEGEVVDKSLGAYLQQITLLTDSDNKDPDADTVKLMTIHAAKGLEFACVFAAGLEEMLFPNAMSINTREELEEERRLFYVVVTRAKEKLWISYANTRYKFGSLVQNDPSRFISELPPEYIDNSYSGGGTRQSSFGYGNTGAAYERMSGGWGSSRFDAATKFGPAPSKKTVPEYLGSKPEAKKVVEHKPSVDFQASDSSDIAVGQRVEHQKFGFGEVLKLEGNQHNKMAVIKFDSNGEKKILLNYARLKILSKN; this is translated from the coding sequence ATGCAGGATTATTTAGCTGGATTGAATGAACGACAGAAAGAGGCCGTACTGTACACGGATGGCCCGTTGATGATTATAGCCGGTGCGGGCAGCGGAAAAACAAAAGTACTCACCACCCGCATTGCCCATTTAATGGCAAAAGGGGTGGATGCCTTTCACATCCTGGCGCTGACCTTTACCAATAAAGCCGCACGCGAGATGAAGGAGCGGGTGGAACGCATCCTTGGCAACAATGATGCGCGGAATCTTTATATCGGAACCTTTCACAGTGTATTTGCAAGAGTGTTGCGCGCAGAGGCGCATCGCATCGGGTATCCCAATAGTTTTACCATTTATGACACGGACGATGCCAAAAGCGTGGTAAAAACCGTTATTAATGAAATGCAACTGGATGACAAACTGTATAAGCCCGCCACTATATATAATCGGATCTCTTCGGCAAAGAATGCCCTGGTTACACCCCTGGATTATGTGAACGACTATTACCTGCAGCAGGAAGATATGCGGGCCAACCGCCCGGCCATTGCCAAAATATATGATGCGTATTGCAAACGCTGCTTCAAAAACGGGGCGATGGATTTTGATGACCTGTTGCTGAAGTTCTATGAATTGCTGAAAACCTTTCCGGACGTACTAAGCAAATACCAGCACAAGTTCCGGTATATTATGATTGATGAGTACCAGGATACCAACCCCGCACAATATGAGATTGTAAAATTGTTAGGGGCCATGAACGAGAATGTGTGCGTGGTGGGGGATGATGCGCAAAGCATTTACAGCTTTCGCGGCGCTACTATTCAGAATATCCTGCAGTTTCAGAAAGATTATGATGAGGTAAAAGTGGTAAAACTGGAACAGAATTACCGCAGTACCCAAAATATCATACATGTTGCCAACGAAGTGATACGGAACAACAAAGCGCAAATCCCAAAAGTGCTGTTTACCGAGAATCAGGGCGGGGAGAAGATAAGGATCGTGCAAACGATGACAGATAACGATGAGGGAAAATTTGTGGCAGATACGATCCAGGAGCAGAAGCTGCGGAACCATTTCTCCAACAAGGATTTTGCCATTCTTTATCGCACGAATGCACAAAGCCGCGCCTTCGAGGAATCCTTAAGGCGCATGGGGATTGCTTACACTATGTACGGAGGTATTAGTTTTTACCAGCGCAAAGAGATCAAAGACCTGGTGGGGTATCTGCGGCTGATCGTAAACCCGCGTGATGAAGAAGCGTTAAAACGTATCATCAACTATCCGGTGCGCGGTATCGGCAAAACAACGATCGACAAAATATTGCTGGCCGCCAATACCCATAATATTACCATGTGGGAAGTACTGGAAAAAGCAGATCAGTTTGGCTTCCGGTCCGGCACATTGGGTATCATTCAGGATTTCGTGATCCTGATCAGAAGTTGTGCCAGTATGCTGAAACAGCACAATGCCTACGACGTGGCTTTTCATGTAGGCAAGCAAACGAACCTGGTAAAAGAACTGTTCAATGATAAAAGCACCGAGGGGTTGCAACGCTATGAAAATATCCAGGAGCTGCTCAATTCAATCAAAGAATGGGTCGAAAGCCCGGACAACGACGAAGGGGAAGTAGTAGATAAAAGCCTGGGCGCCTATCTGCAGCAGATCACCCTATTGACAGATTCAGATAATAAGGATCCTGACGCGGATACGGTAAAACTGATGACCATTCACGCAGCCAAAGGGCTTGAGTTTGCCTGTGTATTTGCCGCAGGTCTGGAGGAAATGTTGTTTCCTAATGCCATGAGCATTAACACCAGGGAGGAACTGGAGGAAGAACGTCGTTTGTTCTATGTGGTAGTAACAAGGGCCAAGGAAAAACTATGGATCTCTTATGCCAATACGCGCTACAAATTCGGATCGCTGGTGCAAAACGATCCCAGCCGGTTTATCAGTGAGCTGCCCCCGGAATATATCGACAATAGCTATTCCGGTGGCGGCACCAGGCAGAGCTCATTTGGCTATGGAAATACCGGCGCTGCTTATGAACGCATGAGCGGCGGATGGGGCAGTAGTCGTTTCGATGCTGCCACAAAATTTGGTCCTGCTCCATCAAAAAAAACCGTACCGGAGTACCTGGGCTCCAAACCCGAAGCAAAAAAAGTAGTGGAGCACAAGCCTTCGGTCGATTTTCAGGCCAGCGATAGTAGCGATATCGCCGTAGGCCAACGGGTGGAGCACCAGAAATTCGGTTTTGGCGAAGTGCTGAAACTGGAAGGGAACCAACATAATAAAATGGCTGTAATTAAATTTGACAGCAACGGCGAAAAGAAAATTCTGCTCAACTACGCGCGGCTTAAAATCTTAAGCAAAAACTAA